In one window of Candidatus Avedoeria danica DNA:
- a CDS encoding MOSC N-terminal beta barrel domain-containing protein, which translates to MAMHVAELWRYPVKTMGGEPLDRARIGPLGIEGDRIVHVEDGRGRVVTSRSHPRFLGHKGSIGAGGDVLVDGRPWDGQAVNADVVAIAGPGAGLVRFDGPERFDVLPLLVATDGAITAFGRDGRRLRPNLVVGGVEGLAEREWPGLRLRIGDVWIGVQDLRMRCVMTSYDPDTQARDPSILRGIVERFDGKLALDCYVIEGGEVAVGDAVELVGA; encoded by the coding sequence GTGGCGATGCATGTCGCGGAACTGTGGCGATACCCCGTCAAGACGATGGGCGGCGAGCCGCTGGATCGGGCGCGGATCGGCCCGCTGGGCATCGAGGGGGATCGGATCGTGCACGTCGAGGACGGGCGCGGGCGGGTCGTGACCTCGCGCTCGCACCCGCGGTTCCTCGGGCACAAGGGGTCGATCGGTGCAGGCGGCGACGTGCTCGTGGACGGCAGGCCGTGGGACGGCCAGGCGGTGAACGCGGACGTAGTGGCGATCGCGGGGCCCGGCGCGGGGCTCGTGCGATTCGACGGGCCCGAGCGGTTCGACGTGCTGCCCCTGCTCGTGGCCACGGACGGGGCGATCACGGCGTTCGGGCGGGACGGGCGGCGGCTGCGGCCGAACCTCGTCGTCGGCGGCGTGGAAGGGCTGGCGGAACGCGAGTGGCCGGGATTGCGGCTGCGGATCGGCGACGTGTGGATCGGCGTGCAGGATCTGCGGATGCGCTGCGTCATGACGTCGTACGACCCGGACACGCAGGCGCGGGACCCTTCGATCTTGCGCGGCATCGTCGAGCGGTTCGACGGCAAGCTGGCGCTGGACTGCTACGTGATCGAGGGCGGGGAAGTCGCGGTTGGCGACGCGGTGGAGCTGGTGGGCGCGTGA
- a CDS encoding heme-binding protein has translation MAIETLAYTVVDRFDGVEIRQYDGYVVAETEVEGDRSGATNEGFRRLAGYIFGGNRGDRKIAMTAPVLQAKGQRIAMTAPVLQQATGGADASADAGPWLIQFTMPAAYALDALPEPIDARVRLRAEPARRVAALRYSGGWSTRRYELKLRQLYDALTRRGVAVAGAPVWARYNPPITPWFLRRNEILVDVAP, from the coding sequence GTGGCGATCGAAACGCTTGCTTACACCGTCGTCGACCGGTTCGACGGCGTCGAGATCCGCCAGTACGACGGCTATGTCGTCGCCGAGACCGAAGTCGAAGGCGACCGGTCGGGTGCGACCAACGAGGGTTTCCGCCGGCTGGCGGGCTACATCTTCGGCGGCAATCGCGGCGACCGGAAGATCGCCATGACGGCGCCGGTGCTGCAGGCGAAGGGGCAGAGGATCGCGATGACCGCGCCCGTGCTCCAACAGGCGACCGGCGGCGCCGACGCGTCGGCGGACGCCGGCCCGTGGCTGATTCAGTTCACGATGCCCGCCGCGTATGCGCTCGACGCGTTGCCCGAGCCCATCGACGCCCGCGTTCGGCTCCGCGCCGAGCCGGCGCGACGGGTCGCGGCGCTGCGCTACTCGGGCGGCTGGTCGACGCGGCGGTACGAACTGAAGCTCCGTCAGCTCTACGATGCGCTCACCCGCCGCGGCGTTGCCGTCGCCGGCGCCCCCGTCTGGGCGCGGTACAATCCGCCGATCACGCCGTGGTTCCTGCGGCGCAACGAGATCCTCGTCGACGTAGCCCCTTGA
- a CDS encoding type II toxin-antitoxin system VapC family toxin, with protein MILDASAILAILFREDCATDLLERLWRASPRAVGAPTLAEAGIVLAARAGEASIPLLYHFLDAFGIVTIPFDGLHGREAVAIYDAYGKGRHPAGLNFGDCLCLATARLAGLPLLCVGDDFSQTDAVLA; from the coding sequence GTGATCCTCGACGCGTCGGCCATCCTCGCGATCCTGTTTCGGGAGGACTGTGCAACGGACCTCCTGGAACGGCTCTGGCGCGCATCGCCGCGGGCCGTCGGGGCGCCGACGCTGGCCGAGGCGGGCATCGTACTTGCGGCACGGGCCGGCGAGGCGTCGATCCCGCTGCTGTATCACTTCCTCGACGCGTTCGGGATCGTCACGATCCCGTTTGACGGGCTGCATGGGCGGGAGGCGGTCGCCATCTACGACGCGTACGGCAAGGGTCGGCACCCCGCCGGCCTGAACTTCGGCGACTGCCTGTGCCTCGCCACGGCACGCCTGGCAGGACTGCCGCTCCTGTGCGTCGGCGACGACTTCTCTCAGACGGACGCCGTTCTGGCCTGA
- a CDS encoding type II toxin-antitoxin system VapB family antitoxin, translating to MALNIKNERVERLVAEVAGMTGETKVEAVRRALEERKARLVLYAPAGDPFARAMRIMEREIWPAIPAAQLGRRLSRDEEDAILGYGPEGV from the coding sequence ATGGCACTGAACATCAAGAACGAGCGCGTCGAGCGCCTCGTCGCCGAGGTCGCCGGCATGACGGGCGAGACGAAGGTCGAAGCGGTGCGGCGTGCCCTGGAAGAGCGCAAGGCCCGTTTGGTCCTCTACGCGCCGGCGGGCGACCCGTTTGCGCGGGCGATGCGGATCATGGAGCGCGAGATCTGGCCGGCGATCCCGGCGGCGCAGCTGGGTCGACGGTTGAGCCGCGACGAGGAGGACGCGATCCTCGGCTACGGACCGGAGGGCGTGTGA
- a CDS encoding aldo/keto reductase has translation MKMRTLGRGEWALEVSEQGLGCMGMSEFYGHADEAEAEATLLRAVELGVTFFDTADMYGPFTNEQLLGRVLAPHRDRAVIATKFATVRGEHGEWLGLRGDAAYVHEACDASLRRLGVDHIDLYFQHRVDRTVPIEETVGAMAELVAAGKVRHLGLSEASAETIRRAHAVHPITALQTEYSLWERDLEAVILPTLRELGIGLVAYSPLGRGFLTGKLNDPTALDDGDFRLGGVPRLSGENLQSNRLLVDQLTSIAADIGAEPAQVALAWVLSRGGDVVPIPGTKRRRWLEQNVAAGDVELSPDALARLEAAFPPGVAAGDRYQSMDSVNG, from the coding sequence ATGAAGATGCGAACGCTGGGTCGGGGCGAATGGGCGCTCGAAGTGAGCGAGCAAGGGCTCGGGTGCATGGGGATGAGCGAGTTCTACGGCCACGCCGACGAAGCCGAGGCCGAAGCCACGCTGCTTCGGGCGGTGGAGCTTGGGGTCACCTTCTTCGACACCGCCGACATGTACGGCCCGTTCACCAACGAGCAGCTGCTGGGCCGTGTGCTGGCGCCGCACCGCGACCGCGCGGTGATCGCCACCAAGTTCGCCACCGTACGCGGCGAGCATGGCGAATGGCTCGGCCTGCGCGGCGACGCGGCCTACGTACACGAGGCCTGTGACGCGTCGCTGCGGCGCTTGGGCGTCGATCACATCGACCTCTACTTCCAGCACCGCGTCGACCGCACCGTTCCGATCGAGGAGACCGTGGGGGCGATGGCCGAGCTGGTCGCCGCAGGCAAGGTGCGCCACCTGGGGTTGAGCGAGGCATCCGCCGAGACGATTCGTCGCGCACATGCCGTGCACCCGATCACCGCGCTACAGACCGAATACTCGCTCTGGGAGCGTGACCTGGAAGCGGTGATCCTGCCGACGCTTCGGGAGCTGGGCATCGGTCTGGTGGCGTACTCGCCGCTCGGCCGCGGCTTCCTCACCGGGAAGCTGAACGACCCCACGGCCCTGGACGACGGGGACTTTCGCCTGGGGGGAGTGCCGCGCTTGTCGGGCGAGAATCTGCAGTCCAACCGGTTGCTGGTCGACCAGCTCACGAGCATCGCCGCCGACATCGGCGCGGAGCCCGCACAGGTGGCGCTGGCGTGGGTGCTGTCGCGCGGTGGTGACGTCGTCCCGATCCCCGGCACCAAGCGTCGCCGCTGGCTCGAGCAGAACGTGGCGGCTGGCGACGTGGAGCTGTCGCCGGACGCGCTCGCGCGGCTGGAAGCAGCGTTCCCGCCGGGCGTTGCGGCGGGCGACCGCTACCAGAGCATGGACTCGGTCAACGGATGA
- a CDS encoding excinuclease ABC subunit UvrA, whose product MPTTTDTQPPALHPADRHDRIRVHGARENNLKNVSIELPKRRLTVFTGVSGSGKTSLVFDTIAAESQRMINETYSAFVQGFMPTLARPEVDVLDGLTTAIIVDQERMGANARSTVGTATDANAMLRILFSRLGQPHIGSPQAFSFNVASAHGSGAITVERGSSQAEKRSFTITGGMCPRCEGMGRVTDFDLTQLYDDSKSLSEGALTIPGYSMEGWYGRIFSGCGFFDPGKPIRTFTKRELHDLLYKEPTKIKVDGINLTYEGLIPKLQKSMLSKDVDTLQPHIRAFVERVVTFTACPECGGTRLSEGARSSKINGINIADACAMQISDLAAWVRGLDEPSVAPLLGALRHSLDSFVEIGLGYLSLERPTGTLSGGEAQRTKMIRHLGSSLTDVTYVFDEPTIGLHPHDIQRMNDLLLRLRDKGNTVLVVEHKPETIHIADHVVDLGPRAGTAGGEVVFEGTVEGLRRSDTLTGRHLDDRAALKKAVRTSSAVLEVRGASTHNLQNVDVDIPLGVLVVVTGVAGSGKSSLIHGSVSGRDGVVSVDQTPIRGSRRSNPATYTGLLDPIRTAFAKANGVKPALFSANSEGACPTCKGAGVIYTDLGVMAGVATTCEECEGKRFQASVLEYHLGGRDISEVLAMSVTEAAAFFGEGEAKTPAAHAVLGRLADVGLGYLSLGQPLTTLSGGERQRLKLAIHMGDKGNVYVLDEPTTGLHLADVAHLLGLLDRLVDAGKSAIVIAHHQAVMAHADWIIDLGPGAGHDGGRIVFEGTPGDLVAARSTLTGEHLAAYVGG is encoded by the coding sequence ATGCCCACCACGACGGACACGCAGCCGCCCGCGCTGCACCCCGCCGACCGCCACGATCGGATCCGCGTGCACGGCGCCCGCGAGAACAACCTCAAGAACGTCAGCATCGAGCTCCCGAAGCGCCGGCTGACGGTCTTTACCGGCGTCTCGGGCTCCGGCAAGACCTCGCTCGTGTTCGACACGATCGCCGCCGAGTCGCAGCGGATGATCAACGAGACGTACAGCGCCTTCGTCCAGGGCTTCATGCCGACGCTGGCGCGGCCGGAGGTCGACGTGCTCGACGGGCTGACGACGGCGATCATCGTCGACCAGGAGCGGATGGGCGCCAACGCCCGCTCCACCGTCGGCACCGCCACCGACGCCAACGCGATGCTGCGCATCCTCTTCAGCCGGCTCGGGCAGCCGCACATCGGCTCGCCCCAGGCGTTCTCGTTCAACGTCGCCTCGGCCCACGGCAGCGGGGCGATCACCGTTGAGCGCGGGTCCAGCCAGGCGGAGAAGCGGAGCTTCACGATCACGGGCGGCATGTGCCCGCGCTGCGAGGGCATGGGCCGGGTGACCGACTTCGACCTGACGCAGCTGTACGACGACAGCAAGTCGCTCAGCGAGGGAGCGCTCACGATCCCCGGCTACAGCATGGAAGGTTGGTATGGCCGCATCTTCAGCGGCTGCGGCTTCTTCGATCCGGGCAAGCCCATCCGCACGTTTACCAAGCGGGAACTCCACGACCTCCTCTACAAGGAGCCGACGAAGATCAAGGTCGACGGCATCAACCTCACCTACGAGGGCCTGATCCCGAAGCTCCAGAAGTCGATGCTCTCCAAGGACGTCGACACCCTCCAGCCGCACATCCGCGCCTTCGTGGAGCGGGTGGTGACGTTCACCGCCTGCCCCGAGTGCGGCGGCACCCGGCTGAGCGAGGGGGCCCGATCGTCGAAGATCAACGGGATCAACATCGCCGACGCCTGCGCGATGCAGATCAGCGACCTCGCCGCGTGGGTGCGCGGCCTGGACGAGCCGTCCGTGGCGCCCCTGCTGGGCGCGCTGCGGCACAGCCTGGACTCGTTCGTCGAGATCGGGCTCGGCTACCTGTCGCTCGAGCGCCCGACCGGCACGCTCTCGGGCGGCGAGGCGCAGCGCACGAAGATGATCCGCCACCTCGGGTCGTCGCTGACCGACGTCACCTACGTCTTCGATGAGCCGACCATCGGGCTGCACCCGCACGACATCCAGCGGATGAACGACCTGCTGCTGCGGCTGCGCGACAAGGGCAACACCGTGCTCGTCGTGGAGCACAAGCCGGAGACGATTCATATCGCCGACCACGTCGTCGACCTCGGCCCGCGCGCCGGCACGGCGGGCGGCGAGGTCGTGTTCGAGGGCACCGTCGAAGGGCTGCGCAGGAGCGATACGCTGACCGGGCGGCACCTGGACGACCGGGCCGCCTTGAAGAAGGCGGTGCGGACCTCATCGGCGGTGCTCGAGGTGCGCGGCGCCAGCACCCACAACCTGCAGAACGTCGATGTCGACATCCCGCTCGGCGTGCTCGTCGTCGTCACCGGCGTGGCCGGCTCGGGCAAGTCCTCACTGATCCACGGCTCGGTGTCAGGTCGGGACGGCGTCGTGTCCGTCGACCAGACCCCGATCCGCGGCTCCCGGCGGAGCAATCCGGCCACGTACACCGGCCTGCTCGACCCGATCCGCACGGCGTTCGCCAAGGCCAACGGCGTGAAGCCGGCGCTCTTCAGCGCCAACTCCGAGGGCGCCTGCCCGACGTGCAAAGGCGCCGGCGTGATCTACACCGACCTCGGCGTGATGGCCGGCGTCGCCACGACGTGCGAGGAGTGCGAGGGAAAGCGGTTCCAGGCATCCGTGCTGGAGTACCACCTGGGAGGCCGCGACATCAGCGAGGTGCTCGCGATGTCGGTGACCGAGGCCGCGGCGTTCTTCGGCGAAGGCGAGGCCAAGACGCCGGCCGCGCACGCTGTCCTCGGCCGCCTCGCCGACGTCGGGCTCGGCTACCTCAGCCTCGGCCAGCCGCTCACGACGCTGTCCGGCGGCGAGCGCCAGCGCCTCAAGCTGGCCATCCACATGGGCGATAAGGGCAACGTCTACGTCCTCGACGAGCCGACCACCGGCCTCCACCTGGCCGACGTGGCGCACCTGCTCGGCCTGCTCGACCGGCTCGTCGACGCCGGCAAGTCGGCCATCGTCATCGCGCACCACCAGGCGGTCATGGCGCACGCCGACTGGATCATCGATCTCGGGCCGGGGGCGGGGCATGACGGGGGGCGGATCGTGTTCGAGGGCACGCCGGGCGATCTCGTCGCCGCCCGCTCGACGCTCACGGGGGAGCATTTGGCGGCGTACGTGGGCGGCTGA
- a CDS encoding VOC family protein produces MSITIHSSFLPHTDPDASLAFYRDTLGFEVRNDVGYAGMRWITVGHADQPGTSIVLYPPFAAPGITDDERRTIEEMMAKGTFAIIMLATQDLDGAFERLQASDVEIVQEPIEQPYGVRDCAVRDPAGNLIRIQELR; encoded by the coding sequence ATGAGTATCACCATTCACTCGAGCTTCCTCCCGCACACCGACCCCGACGCTTCCCTCGCCTTCTACCGCGATACGCTCGGCTTTGAGGTCCGCAACGACGTCGGCTACGCCGGGATGCGCTGGATCACGGTCGGTCACGCCGACCAGCCCGGCACGTCCATCGTCCTGTATCCGCCGTTCGCCGCCCCCGGCATCACCGACGACGAGCGACGTACGATCGAAGAGATGATGGCCAAGGGCACCTTCGCCATCATCATGCTGGCCACCCAGGACCTCGACGGCGCCTTCGAGCGGCTGCAAGCCAGCGACGTCGAGATCGTCCAAGAGCCGATCGAGCAGCCGTACGGCGTTCGGGACTGCGCGGTCCGCGATCCCGCGGGCAACCTGATCCGCATCCAGGAGCTGCGCTGA
- a CDS encoding DUF1801 domain-containing protein — translation MKDTQSSTKRTTAADKSPDGFSAEEREAMQERARELKAEARANKNKAEGENDVLAKIAEMPEPDRAMAKRLHEIIKASAPALSPKTWYGMPAYAKDGKVLCFFQSAQKFKTRYATLGFSDEANLDDGSMWPTTFALTELTAEGEARIGALVKQAMG, via the coding sequence ATGAAGGACACGCAGAGCTCGACCAAGCGCACCACCGCTGCCGACAAGTCGCCCGACGGGTTCTCGGCCGAGGAACGAGAGGCGATGCAGGAGCGCGCTCGTGAGCTGAAGGCGGAAGCGCGCGCGAACAAGAACAAGGCGGAAGGGGAAAACGACGTGCTCGCGAAGATCGCCGAGATGCCGGAGCCAGATCGCGCCATGGCCAAGCGGCTCCACGAGATCATCAAGGCCAGCGCGCCAGCTCTCTCACCGAAGACCTGGTACGGGATGCCCGCGTATGCCAAGGACGGCAAGGTCCTCTGCTTCTTCCAGAGCGCCCAGAAGTTCAAGACGCGATACGCGACGCTCGGCTTCAGCGACGAGGCGAACCTCGACGACGGATCGATGTGGCCGACCACCTTTGCGCTGACGGAGCTGACCGCCGAGGGCGAGGCAAGGATCGGCGCGCTCGTTAAGCAAGCGATGGGTTGA
- a CDS encoding helix-turn-helix transcriptional regulator, whose product MSPPPAPSHHLRDLALLRRVRDRIDREYAQPLDVEALARGVNMSAGHLSRQFRIAYGEPPYSYLMTRRIERAMALLRRGDLSVTEVCFEVGCSSLGTFSTRFTELVGVPPSVYRRHAESATAGMPACVAKQVTKPVRNREAPDPSRP is encoded by the coding sequence GTGAGCCCGCCCCCCGCCCCATCCCACCACCTCCGCGACCTCGCCCTCCTCCGCCGCGTCCGCGACCGCATCGACCGCGAGTACGCGCAGCCGCTGGATGTCGAGGCGCTCGCGCGCGGCGTGAACATGTCGGCCGGGCACCTCAGCCGCCAGTTCCGAATCGCCTACGGCGAGCCGCCGTACAGCTACCTGATGACGCGGCGCATCGAGCGCGCGATGGCGCTGTTGCGACGCGGCGACCTCAGCGTCACCGAGGTCTGCTTCGAGGTCGGCTGCAGCTCGCTGGGCACGTTCAGCACGCGCTTCACCGAGCTTGTCGGCGTGCCGCCCAGCGTCTACCGCCGCCACGCGGAGAGCGCCACGGCCGGGATGCCGGCGTGCGTCGCGAAACAGGTGACCAAGCCTGTCAGGAATCGAGAAGCACCGGATCCGAGCCGCCCCTAG
- a CDS encoding DUF433 domain-containing protein, with translation MTDLQTIESLLANLSQGEKAQVLQWVARDLGNSYPGIDAMPGVSGGEHCVVRTRISVWLLVQARRLGTSESELLRAYPTLRAEDLANAWHFASMRGAEIDERIRESEAA, from the coding sequence ATGACCGACCTGCAAACCATCGAATCGCTGCTCGCCAACCTCAGCCAAGGCGAGAAGGCACAAGTCCTGCAATGGGTCGCGCGTGACCTGGGCAACTCCTACCCGGGCATTGATGCCATGCCCGGCGTGAGCGGCGGCGAGCACTGCGTCGTCCGGACGCGCATTTCCGTCTGGTTGCTGGTCCAGGCGCGCCGGCTGGGTACATCTGAGTCGGAACTGCTTCGCGCTTATCCGACCCTTCGTGCCGAGGACCTGGCCAACGCATGGCACTTCGCCAGCATGCGCGGCGCGGAGATCGACGAACGGATTCGCGAGAGTGAGGCCGCGTGA
- a CDS encoding DUF2442 domain-containing protein, giving the protein MNTVATPDPRISRVEVTDDEIIAYLSDGRTISVPLAWSWRLSDATPAQRRNCEIIGSGQGVHWPDVDEDISASGMLSGTPAPRPKQLA; this is encoded by the coding sequence ATGAACACTGTGGCGACGCCTGATCCGCGCATCAGCCGTGTCGAAGTGACGGACGACGAGATTATCGCCTACCTCTCGGACGGCCGAACGATCAGCGTTCCGCTCGCTTGGTCATGGCGCCTGTCGGATGCGACGCCCGCCCAGCGTCGCAATTGCGAGATCATCGGCAGCGGGCAGGGCGTGCATTGGCCCGACGTAGATGAAGATATCAGCGCGAGCGGGATGCTCAGCGGCACGCCGGCGCCGCGGCCCAAGCAGTTGGCCTGA
- a CDS encoding DUF4160 domain-containing protein has protein sequence MPTIRGTDGPYRLFFYSFDCAEPPHVHVRRDRQVCKFWLEPVALSTNDGFTANEVNRIRRLVLDHLPRIMEAWHEHCGDA, from the coding sequence ATGCCAACGATCAGAGGTACGGACGGGCCGTACCGGCTGTTCTTCTACAGTTTCGACTGTGCCGAACCGCCCCACGTCCATGTCCGACGCGATCGCCAGGTCTGCAAGTTCTGGCTCGAACCAGTGGCATTGAGCACCAACGACGGTTTTACGGCCAACGAGGTCAATCGCATTCGCCGGCTTGTTCTGGATCATCTCCCGCGCATCATGGAGGCTTGGCATGAACACTGTGGCGACGCCTGA